One window of Triticum dicoccoides isolate Atlit2015 ecotype Zavitan chromosome 5A, WEW_v2.0, whole genome shotgun sequence genomic DNA carries:
- the LOC119302208 gene encoding nuclear transport factor 2-like has translation MDPDSVAKAFVEHYYRTFDTNRAALVGLYQEGSMLSFEGEKFQGAAAIATKLTSLPFTKCAHTVVTVDCQPAGPTGGMLVFVSGSLQVDGEHHIKFSQMFHLMPLGPGNFYVHNDMFRLNYG, from the exons atggacCCCGACTCAGTGGCGAAGGCGTTCGTCGAGCACTACTACCGCACGTTCGATACCAACCGGGCGGCGCTGGTGGGGTTGTACCAGGAGGGCTCCATGCTCTCCTTCGAGGGCGAGAAGTTCCAGGGAGCCGCCGCCATCGCCACCAAGCTCACCTCCCTCCCCTTCACCAAGTGCGCCCACACCGTCGTCACCGTCGACTGCCAGCCCGCCGGCCCCACGGGCGGCATGCTCGTCTTCGTCTCCGGATCCCTCCAAGTCGACGGCGAGCACCACATCAAGTTCTCCCAG ATGTTCCACTTGATGCCACTCGGACCAGGGAACTTCTACGTGCACAACGACATGTTCCGCCTGAACTACGGCTGA